GCGGAGACCTGCGCGATCTGCTCCTGCCGCGACGTCGGCAGCGGCTCCGGACACCGCAGCAGCTGCAAATAGTCCACCACGATCAACGCGATCCCGTGCAGCGCCGCCAGCCGGCGTGCACGCGCCCGCAGCTCGTTCACGTCCATCCCGCTGGTCTCGTCAATGAAAATGCTCAACGCGCCGACCTCTTTCGCAATCGAGGCGAGCCGTCGCTGTTCGGTCGCGTCGCACACCCCCTCCACGATCCGTCGCCACGACACGCGTGCGCGCGAGCAGATCAGCCTCCGCACGATCCCTTCCGCGGACATCTCCAGCGTGAACACCGCGACCGCGCGCGGTACGCGGCCGGTCGGAGGATAGCCGGTGTGCGGGTTGTACCCGGTGGCGACATTCTCGACGATGTTCATCGCCAGCGACGTCTTGCCGACCGAGGGACGCGCCGCCAGAACAATCATCTCCGAGGGCTGCAGCCCCAGCAGGATCTTGTCCAAGTTGCGAAATCCCGTGCTCAGCCCCGTCCGCCGGGCCCCCCGCGCCTGCAGCAGTCCGCCGATCTCCTCCGAAACCTTTTCCACCACCCGCGGCCATTCGGGCGCGGTGCCGACGCTCAGATCGCGAATGCCGAAAATCAGTTGTTCCGCACGGTTCAAGACGTCGGTGGCGTCCGCATCACCGGAAGCAACGCAGAGACTCTCCACCTCGCGAGCCCGCGCCAGCAGTTCGCGCAAAATACGCTTCTGAAGAAGCACCTCAATGTAGTAGTCCGCGTGCGCAGAAGTCGGCGTCGCGTCAACCAGACCCTGCAGAAACGTGTCGCCGCCGATCGCCTCCAGTCGCCCGAGATCGCGGAGTCGCGCACTGACGGTGAGCAGGTCGACCGGCCGTCCTTCGTCGTGCAGCGTGAGCGCGGTCTCAAAAACCTCGCGATGAAGCGGATTGTAGAAACAATCCGGCTTCACACGGCGCGACGCGCACGCGCCCAGCACCCGTTCGCCATCCACGAGAATACTGCCCAGCAGCCCCACTTCCGCCGCCTCGCTGTGCGGCGGCACCCCCACCGCCTCGGCGGCAGGCACCGGACGGCCGCGGCGGGTGGACGCGTGCAACGGACGTTATTCCTCCGCGACGACCCAGATCTTCAGCGTCGCCTCGACACCGGGCGCGGGACGAACCGTCGCCCGCCAGGTGCCGATTTCATGAATCGGATGCTCCAGCTCGATCAGATGACGATCCACCTCGATGCCCTGTAGTTTCAGCGCCTCTGCAATCTGCACGTTCGTCACCGCGCCAAACAGTTTGCCGCCCTCGCCCGCCCTGGCCGCAATCGTGACCGAGGTCGTCTCAATCCGCCGGGCGAGCTCGCGAGCCGCCTGTTCCCGCGCAGCCTGTTCTGCGGCGCGAGCCGCGCGGATCCGCTCCGCCCGCCGCCGGGCCGCCGGCGTCAGGACCTCCGCAAATCCTTTCGGAATCAAATAGTTGCGCGCGTATCCGTCCGCGACACGAACAACGTCGCCCTCGCCACCCAGACCTTCAACCGCTTTGATCAGAATCACATCCATCGTCACCTCTCCCGCAGCCGACTAGGGCAGCAGCCCCAGTACGCGAGCACGGCCGATCGCGCGCCGGATCGCCCGCTGCTGGCGCGCGGTCGTGCCGGACAACCGCCGCGGCATGATCTTGCCGCGTTCGGTCATGAACTTCTTCAGCAGCTCGCAGTCCTTGTAGTCGATCTGCGTGACCCCCTGCAGATAGCGCGTGCCCCGCCGCGGCTGCGCTTTTTTGTTCCGTTTCGCCATGGTCGTCTCCTCTACTCTCCGGGCAGGTCAACGAACGCCCGCCTCTCAGAACGGCAACTTGCTGTCCTCCTCAGAATCCTCGGGCTCTGCCCCACCGCGCCACGGTGTGGCCCGATCGCCACCACCCGTGTCGTGCGGCCGCTCCGCCTCCTCTGGCGGAACTGGCGACTTCGCCGCCACCGGCGGCTCCGCTCCCTCCGTCATCCCGCCACGATCCGCCGGCACGCTGTCGGCGGAGGCCCGCCCGCCACCAAGAAACTCAAAGTTCTCCGCCACCACGCTGATGCGGCTCTGACGCTTGCCCTCGCGGTCGGTCCATTCCTCCTGCCGCAGTCGTCCCTCGATCAGCACCGGCGAACCCATGCGCAGATACTTTCCGACCACCGCCGCCCGGTTGCCATACACCGCCACGTTGATGAAAAGGGTTTCCTCCCGATCCTTGCCGGACCGGTCGCGAAACCGCCGGTTCACCGCCAAGCGCATCTCCGCGACATCTTCCCCGCTGGGGAGTCGACGGACATCTGGATCCTTCGTCAGGTTCCCAATCAAAAACACCTTATTGAGCGACGCCATGCTCCGCCTCCTCCCCCGCGCTCACCGGCGCCTCCGCACGGAACACGCGAAACCGGAACACATCCGGCGACAGACGCCATCGCTCGCTGAGCGACTGAAGCTTCTCCGGTTCCAGATCGAACGTGATCACCACGTAGTGCCCCGCCGTCTCTCGTTTCAGCGTTCGCGCAAACGTCCGACGCCCCAAGCGCGTCGTCGCAGTCACCGAGCCGCCGGCCTTTTCGATCTCCGTCTTCACCGTCTCAATCGCGGCATCCAGCTGCTCGTCTTTCATCCGCTCAGGAAAGATAAACATTCCTTCGTACCGTCTCACGGCTGCTGTGTCTCCTTCGGTTCGGCGTTGAATTCGTTCATCGCCCGCTCAATACCCCGCGTCAACAGCGTCTCCACCGCCGCGGCCGCCCGTTCCATCGCCGCCTCCGCTACCGGCCGCTCCTCCTCCGAAAATCTTGACAGCACGTGCGCAACGGTGTCGCGATCGCCCCGACCACGGCCAATGCCGATGCGCACCCGCGCGATGCCGTCGTCGCCCATCTGCTCGATCACTGAGCCCATGCCGCGGTGTCCGCCCGAACTGCCGCGCGCGCGCACCCGCACCGTGCCGAGCGGCAGGTCCACATCGTCGTAGACCACCACCACCTCCGACGGGCGCAGACGATGCCAGCGGGCGAGCGCCGCCACTGCCTCACCGCTGGCGTTCATGTACGTCAGCGGCTTCACGAACAGCACCCGCCCCGCCTCCGGCAGCTCCGCGATCGCGCACTCGGCGGGCGCCTGCCGGCTCCGGCGCCACTCGGCCCCCACCCGCCGCGCCAGACGTTCCACCACCTCAAACCCCGCGTTGTGGCGCGTCCCCGCATATTCGCTGCCCGGATTGCCAAGTCCAACCACCATTTTCACGGCGCCGCCGCGCGCGCTCCGGCACCGATCAGCCCTTCGCGCCCTTCTCCTTTCCGCCCTTCGCGACCGCCTCCTTCGGCTCCTTCGCCTCCTTGCCCTCCTTCGCCGCGGCCGGCGCCGCCTTCGCAGCGCCCTTCTCCGTGGCCGCCTCGCCTTCCTCGCCCTTCTTCTCCGTAAGCACCTCCGGCTCCGCTGCCGCCGCCGCCTCCGTGGCGGCCGCCGGCGCCTCCTCCGCCTTCGGCATCGACACGGCCGCGATCGCAATGTCCGGGGCGGTGACGATCCGGTAGCGGGCTGGGTCCAACCGAATGTCGCCCACGCTCAGGTGCCGGCCCACCGCCAGTCCCGACACGTCCACTGGAATCTCCTCCGGGATGTCGCCGGGCAAGCACTCGACCTCCACCACTCGCAACAGATGGTCCAGGATGCCCCCCTGCTGCGTCACACCGATCGGATCCCCCACCAGCCGCAACGGCACCTCCACGCGGATGCGCCGCGTCATCGACACCTCGTAGAAGTCCACGTGCAGCACCGAGCTGTTCAGCGGATGATGCTGCACCTCTTTCAGCAACACCGGCCGCCGGGTCCCCTCCAGCTCGAGGCTCACCAGCATGTGCTCGCCGCGGTGATGCTGCAGCATCAGCCCAAAGTCGTGCGCGTTCAACCACACTGGCTCGCCCGGGCGCCCCTCGCAGTACACGATCGCCGGAATCTTGCCTGCCCGCCGCAACCGTCGCGCCGCCGCGCTGCCGCACGCCTCACGACGCTCCGCCCGCACCACGATCGTCTCGCTCATCCGTCCTGCTCCCGATCTCCGTCCGCCCTCAAACCTGAAACAGCGAGGTCACGGACTGGTTGTTATGAATCCTCAGAATCGCCTCGCCGAGCAGCTCCGCCACCGACTGCACACGGACCGGAAAGCCCTCCCAATCGCCAACCGGCACCGTGTCGGTGACGATGATCTCCTCAATCGGCGATGCCTTGAGCGCCGCAATGGCCTTCCGCGTCACCAGCGCATGGGTGACCACCGCACGCACGCTCCCGGCCCCCCGCTGCTTCAGCAGTTCCGCCGCGCCGCACAGCGTGCTGCCCGTCGTGATCAGATCGTCCACCAGCAGCACGTTCCGGCCCGCCACGTTGCCGACCATGTCAATCGTTTCCACCTCGACCGCGCTCTTCCGCTGCTTCGCCGCGATCGCAAAACCGGCGCCGATCATCTGCGCGAAGGCGTACGCCTGCTTCACGCCCCCTGTGTCCGGCGCGACGACGACCGCGTCCGTCAGATTCATCGCGCGCAGCGCCTTCACCAGCACCGGCGCCGCGGTCAGATGATCCACCGGAATGTCGAAAAACCCCTGGATCTGGTGCGAATGCAGATCCAGCGCCAACACCCGGTTGGCTCCGGCCGCCACCAGCAAATTCGCAACCAGCTTCGCGGTGATCGGCACGCGCGGCTGGTCCTTCCGGTCCTGCCGCGCATACCCGAAATACGGCAACACCGCGGTGATCCGCGACGCGGACGCGCGCCGGGCCGCGTCCATCATGATCAACAGCTCCATCAAATTCTCGTTCACCGGCGGGCACGTCGGCTGCACGATGTACACGTCGTGCCCGCGGATGTTGTCCATGATCTTGATGCGATGCTCACCGTCCGGAAACCGGCCGATCTCAACGCCAACCAGCGGCTCGCCAAGAAACGCGGCGATCCGCTCGGCCAGCTGCCTGTGCGCCGTTCCGGACAACAGTTTCATTCGCCCGCCGGGTCCCGCCTGGTTGCCCGACCAGGAGTCGAACCTGGACTCTGGCCTCCAAAGGGCCGTGTGCTGCCATTACACCATCGGGCAGTGGAAACTCTCCACGCCCCGCACCGCCCGGCAAGCCGCCGCCGGACGGCCCAACCCCGCCTGGTCGGCCGGATCGGGACGGAACCGATAGCCTACCGACCGCCCCGTGGCCGGTCAAACCGTCCCGCTTTCCTCCGCCCCACACAGCCGCCGCGCGAACCTCGGCAGCGCAGGATCCCGCGCCCCCATCACCAGCACCACCGCGCCCGGCCGCACCAGCGCCCGCACCCGTCCCTCTAGCTCATCCAGTGCGCCGACCGTTTCCACATGCACACCCACGTCAGCCAGCCGCCGAGCCAGCTCTTCCGAACTGGCGCGCCCTCCTGGCGTGCCTCCCGCATAAAACACCGGCAACAGCCACAACCGGTCCCCCTCCTGCACCACCTTCGACCACGCGGCGACAAGCTCGTCCATCATCCGTTCCAACGGCCCGAACCCGTGCGGCCGCCACACCCCGAGCACCGGCGACCCCATCTCGCGCGCCGCCGACCAGGCAGCCGCAATCTTCGCGGGGTTGTGCGCGTAGTCATCCAGCACCACCGCGCCGCCACACATCCCCACACGCTCCAAACGGCGCTCAATCCCACGAAACCGGCTCAGCGCCGCCGCGGACGTCGCCGGCGGCACACCCAGCTCCGCCGCCGCCGCCGCCGCCAACACCGCGTTCGCGGCGTTGTGCGCGCCCGGCAACTGCAGCTGAAACCTCGTCTGGCACCACTCAAATTCCAGCCATCCGCCTCGCGCGACCACACTCCCCGGCGGAGCCGCCTCGACCAGCCGCGCGGCAGGTTCTCCCAGCCGCCGACCCACACCCACCCCCGTCACAACGACCCGGCGTACACGCTGCACAAACTGGCGAAACAGGCGCTCCGCCTCCGCTTCGCTGAAGTGGTCATCACTGATGTTCGTGACAATCGCCAGCTCCGGCTCGAACTGCAGCAGCGACCGGTCACTCTCATCGGTTTCGATCACGCTCCATTCCCCGTCACCTCGCCGCACGCTCGCCACACGGTCCGGTGCCACCCAGTTCAGCAGGCCCCCGCCGTTCACCACCCACGGGTCCAGACCGGCCACCTCGAGAATCCAGCCGAGCATCCCGGTCACGGTAGTCTTGCCACTCGTCCCCGCCACCGCAGCGACCCGCCGCCCGCGCACCAGTTCCGCAAGCACCTCCGCCCGGTGCCGTACCTGCAGTCCCCCCCGCACCGCCGCGGCAAGGTCCGCATTGTCCGCCTCAATCGCGCTGCTGACGACAACGACGACGCCCGGCTCCACCCCGGAACCGTCCTGCCGCAGCAGCCGCACGCCCGCCCGTCGCAGCCGCTGCAAAATCGGCAGCCACTCGCCCCGATCCGCATGGCGGTCGGACCCGCTCACCTCCGCGCCCACATCGCGCAGCGCCTGGGCCAGCGCACTCATGCCGACCCCGGCCACCCCCACCAAGTGATAGCGACCCCACGGCACTTCCGATCTTTCCCGCACCGCGCCGACCGCCGTCGCCGCCTCACCCCGCGCGGGGGCGCCGTCCCGCCTCCACTGCCGCCAGCAGCGCCGCGCCGTCCTCCACGCACAGCGATGCACACTTCAACCGCCCCCGGAAAACGGCTCCTTCGCGCAAAATCACCCCCTCCTCCGCCTCCAATTCCGCCTCCATCACACCCGCCAGATCCACCGCGCGGCACCGCACAACCGCCGGAAACGTCAGCTCAATACCCCGCTCAACCGTCAGCGCACCGAACTCGACGCAGCCTGCCGCACACATCGCTCCCGCGCGCAGCACCAACCGGTGCTTCGCGCACACTCGGCCCCCAGCAATGCGCCCCTGGACCTCCACCTCCGCAGCGCTGATCTCTCCCCCCCGAACCACGCCATCGGGGCCCACCCGCACCCGACCACCCGTGACGATCCGCCCGTCAAACTCTACGTCCAACGTGTAGTCCACGATGTCGAACTTCTGGCGACACCTCGGGCAGACACCAAACGTTGGCCGCCCCGCCACTTCCGTCGCCCAGCCGCAGAGGGGGCAGGCGGTGACGCGACGGGGCGGCAGAGCCACCGTCCCACCTGACGCCGCCACGCTCCCCATTGGCGCGGGCGGCGCGGTCGAACTCTCCGAACGGCGGATCGAGCGGACAATGTCGAATCCGCTGACCACCTGCGCCTTTCGGCCCGAGCCCATCGCGTCCGGCTCCCGCCCGCGAGGCCGCTGTGGTCGGCGCACGCGGCCGGCAGGTCACACTCACCGCTTGAAGATGCCAGCCCGTGCCGGCTCCGCCGTCGCAGAGCCGGCCGTGGCCGACGGCGCGGCGGCCGGCGCTGCCGGCGCCGCTCCAGCGCCGCTCGGATTGACCTCCGAACGACCAATGAACGTCACACCATCCTCGACCACCAGCCGCTTCGCCTTGATGTCGCCCGTCAGCCGCGCGGTCGCCTTCAGCTCGATGCGGTCGCGCGCGACGATGTTGCCGTTCACCGTGCCCTCGACGATCACCGACGACGCATTCAGGTTGCCCTTCACCACCGCGGACTTTCCGACCCACGCGTCCTTCTCGCAGTGCAGCTCGCCCTCGAGCTTCCCGTCCACGCGAACCGTGCCCGCGCTCTTCACCGTGCCGGTGATTTCCACATCGCCCGCAAT
The window above is part of the Kiritimatiellia bacterium genome. Proteins encoded here:
- the dnaB gene encoding replicative DNA helicase, which codes for MHASTRRGRPVPAAEAVGVPPHSEAAEVGLLGSILVDGERVLGACASRRVKPDCFYNPLHREVFETALTLHDEGRPVDLLTVSARLRDLGRLEAIGGDTFLQGLVDATPTSAHADYYIEVLLQKRILRELLARAREVESLCVASGDADATDVLNRAEQLIFGIRDLSVGTAPEWPRVVEKVSEEIGGLLQARGARRTGLSTGFRNLDKILLGLQPSEMIVLAARPSVGKTSLAMNIVENVATGYNPHTGYPPTGRVPRAVAVFTLEMSAEGIVRRLICSRARVSWRRIVEGVCDATEQRRLASIAKEVGALSIFIDETSGMDVNELRARARRLAALHGIALIVVDYLQLLRCPEPLPTSRQEQIAQVSAGLKAMAKELRVPVLVLSQLNREPERSDRSGVPKMADLRDSGSIEQDADVILLMRRPIQYRRDPRHQDAQANPGLTVVDVAKQRNGMTGEVDLYFDRDHTLFSDMKPEGAGEADVPIRPSEGSAEE
- the rplI gene encoding 50S ribosomal protein L9, translating into MDVILIKAVEGLGGEGDVVRVADGYARNYLIPKGFAEVLTPAARRRAERIRAARAAEQAAREQAARELARRIETTSVTIAARAGEGGKLFGAVTNVQIAEALKLQGIEVDRHLIELEHPIHEIGTWRATVRPAPGVEATLKIWVVAEE
- the rpsR gene encoding 30S ribosomal protein S18 — protein: MAKRNKKAQPRRGTRYLQGVTQIDYKDCELLKKFMTERGKIMPRRLSGTTARQQRAIRRAIGRARVLGLLP
- the ssb gene encoding single-stranded DNA-binding protein, which codes for MASLNKVFLIGNLTKDPDVRRLPSGEDVAEMRLAVNRRFRDRSGKDREETLFINVAVYGNRAAVVGKYLRMGSPVLIEGRLRQEEWTDREGKRQSRISVVAENFEFLGGGRASADSVPADRGGMTEGAEPPVAAKSPVPPEEAERPHDTGGGDRATPWRGGAEPEDSEEDSKLPF
- the rpsF gene encoding 30S ribosomal protein S6 → MRRYEGMFIFPERMKDEQLDAAIETVKTEIEKAGGSVTATTRLGRRTFARTLKRETAGHYVVITFDLEPEKLQSLSERWRLSPDVFRFRVFRAEAPVSAGEEAEHGVAQ
- the pth gene encoding aminoacyl-tRNA hydrolase produces the protein MVVGLGNPGSEYAGTRHNAGFEVVERLARRVGAEWRRSRQAPAECAIAELPEAGRVLFVKPLTYMNASGEAVAALARWHRLRPSEVVVVYDDVDLPLGTVRVRARGSSGGHRGMGSVIEQMGDDGIARVRIGIGRGRGDRDTVAHVLSRFSEEERPVAEAAMERAAAAVETLLTRGIERAMNEFNAEPKETQQP
- a CDS encoding ribose-phosphate pyrophosphokinase translates to MKLLSGTAHRQLAERIAAFLGEPLVGVEIGRFPDGEHRIKIMDNIRGHDVYIVQPTCPPVNENLMELLIMMDAARRASASRITAVLPYFGYARQDRKDQPRVPITAKLVANLLVAAGANRVLALDLHSHQIQGFFDIPVDHLTAAPVLVKALRAMNLTDAVVVAPDTGGVKQAYAFAQMIGAGFAIAAKQRKSAVEVETIDMVGNVAGRNVLLVDDLITTGSTLCGAAELLKQRGAGSVRAVVTHALVTRKAIAALKASPIEEIIVTDTVPVGDWEGFPVRVQSVAELLGEAILRIHNNQSVTSLFQV
- a CDS encoding Mur ligase family protein; the encoded protein is MSALAQALRDVGAEVSGSDRHADRGEWLPILQRLRRAGVRLLRQDGSGVEPGVVVVVSSAIEADNADLAAAVRGGLQVRHRAEVLAELVRGRRVAAVAGTSGKTTVTGMLGWILEVAGLDPWVVNGGGLLNWVAPDRVASVRRGDGEWSVIETDESDRSLLQFEPELAIVTNISDDHFSEAEAERLFRQFVQRVRRVVVTGVGVGRRLGEPAARLVEAAPPGSVVARGGWLEFEWCQTRFQLQLPGAHNAANAVLAAAAAAELGVPPATSAAALSRFRGIERRLERVGMCGGAVVLDDYAHNPAKIAAAWSAAREMGSPVLGVWRPHGFGPLERMMDELVAAWSKVVQEGDRLWLLPVFYAGGTPGGRASSEELARRLADVGVHVETVGALDELEGRVRALVRPGAVVLVMGARDPALPRFARRLCGAEESGTV
- a CDS encoding polymer-forming cytoskeletal protein, which codes for MGSGRKAQVVSGFDIVRSIRRSESSTAPPAPMGSVAASGGTVALPPRRVTACPLCGWATEVAGRPTFGVCPRCRQKFDIVDYTLDVEFDGRIVTGGRVRVGPDGVVRGGEISAAEVEVQGRIAGGRVCAKHRLVLRAGAMCAAGCVEFGALTVERGIELTFPAVVRCRAVDLAGVMEAELEAEEGVILREGAVFRGRLKCASLCVEDGAALLAAVEAGRRPRAG
- a CDS encoding polymer-forming cytoskeletal protein; translated protein: MDATSASSVIAGDVEITGTVKSAGTVRVDGKLEGELHCEKDAWVGKSAVVKGNLNASSVIVEGTVNGNIVARDRIELKATARLTGDIKAKRLVVEDGVTFIGRSEVNPSGAGAAPAAPAAAPSATAGSATAEPARAGIFKR